In the Xylanibacillus composti genome, one interval contains:
- the cmpA gene encoding cortex morphogenetic protein CmpA, producing MPKWLYNQLMRAYQSKDRRQIRLLNDCWYFYRTRHVEAGEESEESEPHTRRQ from the coding sequence ATGCCGAAATGGCTGTACAATCAATTGATGCGCGCTTATCAGAGCAAGGACCGGCGTCAGATTCGCCTGCTCAATGACTGCTGGTACTTCTACCGCACGCGTCATGTAGAAGCCGGCGAGGAGAGCGAAGAGTCTGAGCCTCATACACGACGGCAATAA